The DNA sequence ATTGGCCAAGCCGCAAAGCCCATAAAGATGACAACAGTGCTAGTTTGTCCCCTGTCTTGTTGGAAGAGTGCATGTAACATTACGTTACATGAAAGAACTGACTCTGACAGCACCCATTTGTTGACTAAGAAACACATGTGACTggcctcataatcaggttgtgGTACCACTACACCTTCTTATTTTAGCATATAGCTAATACATAACTAATCCCACATCAAGCTTGCCTTTGTTTCCTTTCATTGGCATTGCTTAGACTAGAGAGCGACGATGCCAGATAGTTCATGGTCAATTGGAGCCACTAAAATTTCTTCACTGCCTAGGTGTCATGCAATGTCCTATGGCATGTTTTTTTGGTCATAATGTGATGCTATTAATTAAATTGTGGGATTTGACGTCCTGAAACTGCAGAGTGGAGTATGAGGTACGCCATAGTAGAGGGCTCTGAATTAATTCTGACCACATGAGGTtatgtgcatctaaatctaagtaccagACCGTTTTTTGCCTTTTGCTCCCATTGAAACGTGAGCGCTGCAGCAGGGAATTAAACTTGCAATTttgtgttcagcagcagaacaccacagcCAATGACAGTGTGGTGGGTTTCATAGCTGGATGGAATTCCAGAGCTTATTTTCCAATTTCACAACGTAACAAGTGTGAGTGCAACGTGGACTGCGACACTCGTAAAGCAGGCCAGCATTAAGTCTGGATGTGCTTTAGCTATCACAAGACTAATTTTCTTTCACAGGTGCTGCAGTCTGTAATGAATTGCATGTGTTGAATTTGGATTGTAGTGTCTCGCTGCCTCCATTATTTGTATGCACAGTCATGCACAATAGCTTGTTGATAGCAAAGCACAGCTTCATCTTTGGCAGGAGGCTGAACGTAgaaaagtaaaaaacaaaaaaaaaaagtcaatgaAAACGACACAGTACCGAAATGCCGCGCTATCCTGGCCGCATGATCTTGATGGCACACCTGCTTTCACACACAGGTCAGCCAGCTGGGACCTAATCTCAATGACCTTCAGCATGTTCTTCTTGTTGACAAAGTTTTCCTTGCACCAAGCCTGCATAGAAACATTATGAAGACTGCTCATTTGTAGATAATCAACCACAGGTATCAGACGCAAAAATTTCAGTGCCAGAAAAAAGTTGTAGtgatgtttcacttcgtgaacgcgggttatgCGCAAGCGTGTGGACgctgcgaacatgcacagcgagcactgcaGGATCAAAgtacaaacggaaagggcgcgagtGTGGTTGCGGATGCTACACTGATCTCGATGGTGCGATGCCTGGcatgccacagggaaagcgcacaTTGCTACACATGCAGAGAAGAGACGCCACAAATATGCACCGAGAgcaccacggcgtcgaagcacaaacgaaaAGGGGCGAATGCAGTGATTCTGTTCTCCACTTCCAGGTGCCTTCCTCCTgtggcgctcgcttccctcgtgGCAACAAACATAATCTCGCTGATTTCACAGacggggcatctacgcttgcgcgtaaaattACGATATGATCAGATAACACTGAGGGGTCAAAGTGGGTTGCGTAACTGTAGCACAAGTACTGACACATAATTACAAGTTGTAGAAACTCTACCACATGCTTTCCGCACACAAAAGGACGACACTTAGCAAGCGTGAAGGTTGGGAAACATCAAATATTTAAATTTGATATTAAACTTGGTCTCACAATGAAGGACCTGGCATTACCAACATTCTTGTAAAATCATGACACATCGCAAAATTTGATTATGTTATGAAGCAAATAAGGTTAGGTATGACGATGTTGCTCATAAGAAGGTAAACAAGAGTACTCAGTGTGCATGTGGCAGCTGCAGCGATTGCAGGAACGAAGCTAGGTAACGCACATGACATCATGACGCATCCACTTCCTGGGTGAAACTGGTTCATAGAAACAGGAATATTATAGTAAATAATGAAGACTATTATAGTAAATTACTTAGGGTGCTAAGGTGCTTGTTAGTATGTTTTCTGGGGTTTAGTGGATGGTTCATAACACCATTTAACACAAAAACATAACAAGCTGAAAATGTCCGGTCAATACTACATCACAGACCTCATTGGCTACATGCAGAATTACTAAATAGTATGCCCAATAAAGAAATTGCAGCATTCATTCCAAGGCAGCCTGGATGAAGTCGATTCATGTGCCATGCAACAGAAAGAGTTGGGAAACAAGGGCAACAAGCATAATGCACTCAAGTTTTGATAGGTTCTACGGTTGTGTAACTACTACTCAGGCAGTGGACGCACGTCATTACTGGCTCACAGACATCACACTAAATTTGGCCCCCTCTCACCTTGTTTCCTTTGACACTCTTGTAAGCCTTGTAGACATTCAGCAGCATCACGTGGTCTCCTTCGTTTGACTGAAATTTTCTCCAAACCTCAGCGGCACGTTCCCTCTGTGAGTAAGCAACAGAATAATCAACTGCATCAGCAAGCCCATGTATACATAATTCTGTGCAGTAATTTAGAATAATTAATAAATAGAAGGGACCACAGTTTTGTGCACTGTTGAAATCTCTATATCAAAAGCAACCAGGAAGTTTGACTAGGCATCCAGGCTATTTTGATATTCATAAGATATCGAAGCATCAGACAGCAAATATGCTAAAGACACGATAGTGTGTCGGACTTGCGTGTTAAAATATGAGACTCTAAAAGAAATATTTGAACTGTAAACATGCTTTTCAATGACAGGCTTGTTGAGCGCAAATGCGCACAAACAGAGAGGAGGGCATAGGCGCTCATAGGCAATAACATACATGACAACATAGGAGCTCACTGTCCATACATCTGTGTATGTGTAATTTGTGCTCAACATGCCCATTGCTCAAGACCAATTAGTCCAACTTCAAGTCCATTTATGTAAGCATACTCACCTGCTTTTCATTGAAGTACAGCACGGAATCACCAGACAAGATAGATATTATTGTCAGAATCTCATCCCTGAAGAGTTAAAAGACAAACAATTAGCAGTGACACAGCTAATTCAAAGTTCTGTACTGTGCACAATGCATTCAAACGAAACAAAAGAGTCACAGAAGATGAAAACTTGAACTGATTAAGAGAGCATGAGCAAGGGAAGTCTCAGACTAGAGCCAACTTTCGACAAGGGGTCTTGTCTTCATGACAGCAACAAAGAAAAGCCCATTGTTGAAGGAAGGGTTCTGGGATAATTTCCCTCGTTCATCCActcttaactctttccctaccatggggaaaatagctgttttttgtatgttacggcagatgtttttttctgaaggaactactgcactcaatatttaatgtaatacataaacagaaagcaaaatgaatacacttttcatgcataaagttttattaacgagatgtatggtAAAAAAGATacaaattgttaaaatcaagattgtgcgataaaattgaacaaaatttgtagacacgcttgtatctactaagaaaaaaaagttcagaAAATtttgagatatacaaaatgtgtTGCCGTCTATTAAGCACCTATctctgaaaaaataaaaattttcattgaacaggtattttgCAACAAAAATTGCTACAGTTGGGTGTGCTGGGCTGCGGCCActgatgttccgggctggttcgcgtcgtcgtcgctttcagactcaaagtctgacaaaaagtcagcgtcctctgactcgcggCTATTCGATGCGTcaataagatcagccgcagaggcagcggaatcgcgatatctgagATCTCCTGAAGCACATGTGCCgcttccggagccggacatttttgcgttctgctttgacgatcgcgaaacttcggatcACGTTTAAAGATCACTGCCTGGCGGgaaaaagtgaactgcttagaaaacaaaaatatacttTCTCCTCCCTCACGTCCGATAGTGCAGTATGttcgtgagcggcgcggaaggtctcgaaagcagcgtttaaaaccatcgatagagggctaaccatgcccaatgggcgccgTACGGAAAGAGTTAATCAGTGCACACTACGGGACTTTCATTACTGTAGAAACAGTAATGGGTTTAGGAAGACCTTGCAGAGTGCAATGTGCATGTCGcataaatttttttctttgcataacAGTCAGTGTTGAATATGCAAAAGCAGACACTGTACCGCTATCAGTAatggcaaaatgcctaaaaaagCAGAATCTCTTGGCAGGTGATATGAGGCGATAAAGTATAAGGGATACATTGTGATCAGTGTACTTTCTAACCAGAAATTGAGTATAAGACTGAAAATCACAAAATTAAAAGCCCGAAAGATTTTACCAGGTGCACAGTCTGCTACAAACTcattgttttcattttctttttacagACATCGGTAGTGCTAGCAGCTCAGCTAACAAATGCACCCAACAATGAGAAGATTCATGCCACTGCAGTGTCTGAGCAATGTGAAGGAACATGAATAACAAGCAAATGGAAGCATCTGAAGCTATAAAGGCCGGCACATCTACACACGTTCTGCACATGTCCCCCTTGAAGTGCATTTACTACTGCATTCTTCATTTCCATTGACTACAGATACAGTACCACTGCTATGCATATTTTGAGCTACATGCTTCCTAAAACAACGCACTAATAGGATGGTTTCCATAAAGATACAACAAAGAGGGAAAAACTGCGATGGTCAATAACTAACAGAGCACTCACAAGAGTAATACAGGTGCAAGGTTTTGCCCATGTCCAGGCATTCAGCCATTGTAACATGCCCAGCATGATGCACTTTGTTGGCTCAACTATAGTACCTCAACTCTAGTACTCTAGTACCTCATTAACAGGTTAGCACCTGTTAATGAGGTACCAGTAGTTCAATTTAAATGCCACCATTGCTGTCAAGGTGAAATGTTTCTACTTCCAGCGACTCGGGACAAACTTCGGAACTGATTAGCGTTACATCTAAAGGTACAGCTGAATATACCACAGCATGCCTTAAGATGATGGAATCACTTACGTGCATCCAAGCTCTTTTGAACACAGGATAATTTTAGCAAACCGAGGCTCCAGGGGGAAGGCAGCCATTTTCTTGCCCAGGGCTGTGAGCTGCAACAAAGTTATTTATTTACATGATGAAGGGTGAAACAGAAGAGCGACCCCATTTCCCTTCAGTACCAGAGAGGTCACTTATAGAGGCTTGCGTTCTTATTGTAACAACTTTAAAAGAAGGTGTGCTAAAAGAAGTTTAATAGAAAGGTTGCATTTTCTGATCCGCATAAATTAATGACACACTTGGAAGACTATTACCCTGCCTAGCTAGCTCAAAACTAAACTATTCACTCTATTAAGCTGGGAGGCCACACACAAAAAGCTTTTTTTGAAATCAGGAGCCAGGGTagaaatgacttttttttttttcctgaataaGCATGTCTTATTTAACTTACCCAACTATTTAAAGTGCAAAAAATggcttattttattttttggcaCGTAATTTCTCATAAATTgctgatgattgttggagtttagtggcgcaagggccaggtatggccaaagagcgccatgacagtattagttcgcgccaagacgatggtaatggcttgttagtggtagatgaatagggaattatatgaacattagatgtggcatggctgtaaaggggcctaaaatcagtcgctgtaaagtgcgtaaaatctataagtaataagattatggcaatgagtgattatgtgtactatggacatgaagaatgcattgcgaaagaatgatacgagttacaaaaaattaaagatacaagtattggccagaagcacaagtgcctaaacagggcccttgaaacacaagggcctggaggcatgtgcagttaaaaaactatcgcagcagcatcctctagagagaggatgcactacgaacttattgggctagttacatgtagcacaacatctttcaagaaagcaaggactgcgttggtgctaaaaagtggttctttaccgagaaacatagcgggatgcagagggacacaatagcgatatgcgagaggaaaatgtttctttctttctctttcggcttcccgacactccaagaggacgtggaggacggtgagcctgtcgccacatctaccacatgttggaggatcatttccattcaatagaaaattgtgagtaccatatgtgtgtcctattctgagacgacagaataggacatcagttcgtcgtgttttagttgtacagggccagaaacctaactgtggcttaatcaagtggagcttattagttgtttcagcgtcccacagacgctgccagtggcctcgcagtttccttcgcaaaaaaggcttcagatctgtggaggaaatagcagcggcaggattaatagcttgcgatgtagttgatgtggccaactggtctgctagcacattgccctcgatgcctctatggccaggcacccagcatattattacatgtctacgagattggtaaatgttacacaagagtgagtaaagctcgataacaacaggattcttatgcttttgtaaagatgttagcgcttttacaagactcaacgagtctgtgaatattattgccttttgtagtttcaatttctctatatgcttcaccgcagacagtactgcgtaggcttctgcggtgaagatgcttgttagggggttcaatacgtcagttttagaaaaggaggggccaacagcggcgtaagatacgccagcatgggacttggatgcgtcggtatagaattccgagcacgagtacttcgattgaagttcgcggaaatgcattgcaatttcgagctcgggagcgtgctttgtgacctctacaaaggatagatcacattctatcacctgccactcccagggcggtgaaagcttagctggaggcattaggcgatgttctagaagtgggatatccatctcttcgctaagttctcttatacgcaatgagaaaggccgcctcatagagggtcgattatagaaaagcgttgcacacttcaaatcattaagggttgcagaacaaggatgttcacgatcggagtgtactttgagaaaataggtgaagctgatgtatgttctctggaaatggagtgaccactcattggattctacgtataaactttcgacggggcttgttctgaatgcgccagtggccaggcggatacctagatggtggacggggtctagcatttttagcgcgctcggggcggcagagtgatatactacggcaccatagtccaatcgtgaccgaatgagactcttgtgaaggttcattaaacacttcctgtcggtgccccaggatgtgtgagataaaattttcagtaagttcattgttttaggcatttcgcctttagatgttttatgtggttaatgaaagtaagcttagagtcaagtatgatgcctaaaaatttgtgttctttgttcacaggtatttgttgtccatacatttcgatagttggatctgcaacaagacctttcttcctggtgaaaagaacacaagaacttttgtgggggtttactttgaacccgttttcctctgcccacttagacactttgttgagcccctgctgtacctgtctctcgcacactgcgaggttacaggacttgaagcctatctgtacgtcgtccacgtagatggaataaaagatagctggtggtaaagaagcacgaagcgtgttcattttaacgataaagagtgtgcaactgagcacgcctccttggggtacaccagtttcctgcacaaaaggtcgtgataaaacattgccaactcgaacacggaatgtgcgattcagcagataactctcaatcacatttaacatattaccacgtataccaaagtgggagaggtctctcagtatgccaaaccgccatgtggtgtcgtaggccttttctatgtctaaaaatacagacaagaagaactgtttgtgaacaaaagcttcgcgtatctgcgcctcaatacgtatcaagtggtcagtggtggatcgacgctcgcgaaaaccacactggtatggatcaagcagtctgtttgattctaggaaatgtaataggcgacggtttatcattttttcgaagactttacagagacagcttgttagcgctatgggccgataactcgatacagaggatggatccttcccctgcttcaggatagggatcactatggcctctttccaggcagaggggatctcgccggaggtccatatagagttatacagacagacaagggttttcttcgttcagagggtaggttcttcaacatttcatataatatgcggtcagagcctggggcagattggttgcaacaggcgagtgatgcatggagctctgctaaagagaaaggtaaattatatggctcgttcccgctgctctttcggtctagttttagtttttctattgctgctttgtattttgtgaattccggagaatagtgcgatgaactcgacacatgttcaaaatgtgcacccaggtggttcgcttggtcttccaagctgtcgccctgtgtatttaccaaagggagtgaatatgtttgtcgtcctctcaccttgttaaccctgttccatactttggcctcatctgtatacgagtgtatacctgataaaaacttctgccaactctctcttctggcctgtcggcgcgttctcctgccttgtgactttatcttcttaaagttgataagattctccgcagtcggtgaatcacgtagcaacccccacgctttgttctgtttcctacgagcgttcctacattcgtcgttccaccatgggacacggcgtttgcatgccacaccacttatttcggatatgcatttagaagcggcatcaattatgaaggcagtgaaatactctacagcagcatcaattcctaacgaagacatgtcagcccaggagatattgctagtaagagttcgaaatttctcccaatctgctgtatcaaccttccatcgaggggcttgtggtggagacttattttctgtggttgttctcagtaatatcgggaagtgatcgctcccgtaaggatttttggtaacttcccattcaagttcaggaaatagacacggggaagctatgctaaggtcaatagaagaaaaggttccgtttgcaatacagtaaaatgtaggttccttcttattcaggaggcacgcaccagacgagaaaagaaattcttcaacaagacgacctcgcgcatcgatacgagagtcgccccacagactgctgtgcgcattgaaatcgccaagaacaagataaggttctggcaattcgtctataagggactgaaattcatgtttgtgtaagtggtaatgtgggggaatgtaaagcgagcaaatggtgatgagtttgttcagaagaacaagtcgaactgccactgcttcgaggggcgtttgtagctgcaaatgttgacatgctatgcttttgtgaattataatggcaacaccgcctgatgatgcgatagcatcgtcacggtctttacgaaacgtaacatagtgtcggagaaagtttgtatgtgttgattttaagtgcgtttcctgtacacacagcacttttggattgtgttggtaaagaagttcttggatatcatcgaggttcctaagaaggcctctgacgttccattgtataatttgtgtatccataatgaaattaaattggtgctgtgtgtactaaaaacggaagtattgccttagattacagagccctttccaggccctgtaacgcgggatttgtcctttctgaagcggtcgagggagcctcgccgctccttaggcgcttggtgcgccgtcgggatgggtgtagtgtccattgcctcttgagaggcgccggacacgcgctcttgcgagcgagaagtttcgcgagagagtctcgccgcgaaggacgagacatttgtgcccaccagcccggaggtcgatggggctgcctttgggcctgagctgcgccgggtgttaccacagccagcaatggccggagagggtgaggcagccttgactgcacccaccgtgggagctgctggtggccctgcgggttcgcttcacgtagcgcaggctgccaccgagggctgtagtggtgccggcaaccctagggtaaccgggcctgtttgctggttaggtggagtagacttagctacttccaccctgggggcaggagccacaagcgacagctcgctgcgcgcgggctgggctggtggcagtagccgctgcgacgctgccccttgac is a window from the Dermacentor silvarum isolate Dsil-2018 unplaced genomic scaffold, BIME_Dsil_1.4 Seq1065, whole genome shotgun sequence genome containing:
- the LOC119434432 gene encoding ATP-dependent RNA helicase DHX33, encoding MAAFPLEPRFAKIILCSKELGCTDEILTIISILSGDSVLYFNEKQRERAAEVWRKFQSNEGDHVMLLNVYKAYKSVKGNKAWCKENFVNKKNMLKVIEIRSQLADLCVKAGVPSRSCGQDSAAFRKCLASGLFTNVAELQKNGDYLTLDARKKVHIHPSSCLFSSSPACVVFTEMVETTKCYMRNLTVVDPDWLPDVAPQYFKKKRLGAKALS